GTCGTAGCACGTGTCGAACAGCGAGAACCCGCCGGGGCTCGGCCGCAgcccgcccgcggccgccgccgcggcccggaACGCATCGCGCACGGCCGCGTACACGGGGCGGGCCAGCCGGGTCACCGACGTGCCCGAGTCCAGGatcacgccgccgcggccggtggCCGGGTCAAGCCGGAGGTCCCGCTCCGACACGCCGcggacgcgcgcgccgccgacgcTGAACCCCGCCACGCGCACGTAGTAGAAGGTCGACATCCTGGGGTTCCGAACCATCGGGGTGAACGAcacgcgggcgccggcgccggcgcctgccccggccagggcggcggcgccgaaggTCAGGGTGGACGACCGGGTGGACGACGGCTTCAGCGAGGAGGTGCGGTCCACGAGGCAGTAGGAGAAGCTGCGGCCGTAGCGGCGGGCGACCTGGGTGGGCAGCGACAGCCTGCCGCGGCCGAGGCCCAggagccccgcggcggcgacgaagagGCCCTCGTTGTCGTGCCCGCACCCGATGGCGACGCGCGGCACCCGCGCGCCGCGGGCGAAGGAGAGCGTCTCGGTGGCCAGGTCCCCCGCGGTGATTGACCCGTCGCCGTAGGCGACCTGGTAGAGGCACGACCCGCGGCGCTTGTTGCAGCCGCCGGAGTCGAGGCGGCGGCagagcggcgcggcgcagggGACGGTGGCGTaggagcgggagcggcgcgggTCGAAGACCCTGCCCGACTGCGCGTAGCAGTGGCGGCAGGGCGCGCACTGCAGCCAGACGACGTCGCTGCCGGTGTCGAGCACCAGGAGCGCCGGCGTGGGCGGCGTGCCCACGCCGACCTGCGCGAAATACTCGCCGCTGCCCTGCGACAGGCCGGACAACACGGGCGCCGCGAAGCCGCTGCCACCACGGCgtcgcggcgcgcgcgtccCGTTGGTGGCCCCGGCTGCTGCGGCGGAGGATATCGCatcggcgcgcgcggcgtcgcgCGCCAGGCGGTGCGCGAGCAGCTGGGGCGCGGTGGCGTTGGGCGCCGCGAACGCCTCGCGGTGGGCGAGCACCAATTCCACGGCGGAGGCGTTGCCGATGCCGTCGAAGACAGCTGTCAGGTCGGTGCTGGTGCCGAGGATGGCTGCGGCGTCGACTCGGGCGGTGGGTTCGGGGGAGAGTGGGGTAGCGCGAAGCGTGTGGTACTGGTACCGCGCGGGCGGCTTCGGGAGAGCGGCGGCGAAAGGAGGCAGTtgcaggacgaggaggaggaggagggagcagaTGGGGCTGGCCGCGGAAGCCATGGCGCCTCGTAGTCGTAGCATCGAGCAGGGGCGGGGCGGAACAGGACAGAACGGAGCAGTGGCCGGGTTGCTTATTGGTTTTAGAGGAGAGCAGCAGAAGAGGAAGGGGGTGGAGAGGAGTGAGGTGGCAGTAacgggcgcggcgcggtggtCAGTCAGGATGGGGACTGGAGGCGGGCATGGCGTGATGGGTGGTGGCAGTGGGGTTGGCCGTATGAGTACGTGGAGAGGCGTGGTGGTTCCCGAGAATAAATGCTGCCCTGGCCGAAGGAACTAGCGTTTCCCAACGGGCGGCCGACAGCCTGGCGTAGGCGAAAGATCGAGGAGGAGCCGCCACGCTAGTATCGGCGCCGCAGTAGGCTACTCTTTCTTCGACGTCGGCGTGAAAAGCGTCGGCGTTTAGAGTAAGGCCATGAGAGGTATTAAAGTTTAATACCCTATTTTTAACATATTTTTATCAATTCTCTTCTAAACACATGTGTTAAAAGGAtgggttaaagtttaacacctccaATTTTATAAACACCTTTAGAGCAACTCTAAGAgtacttcaaaaaattcttccccaaaactatgtattgggggttctttcaaaaaatatttcctcaaaaaatatattaatccacaacagatcgctaataaatacccccaatattttaaaacatgccacatcatcgtattgggcccatcggaagggacgcgtgagcgtgcgggaatcaggattgggggaggaatgctaacgctaaaatatacgcggtggtagtttattttttagcgttgctaaaaaattggggaaggtttgggtggactgttggagctcgttttttctccttttccctaAAAAAATATTGGGGGTAaaattagcagcctcttggagttgctctaaggggTGTTAAAAGTcgttaaacttgttaaaaggGGTCCCCTTCTCCACTTTTTCTCACCAttgcccccttctctctcctcctgccATAAATGAGAGGGCAAtagagtcatttcccaccaaagtgttaaagtttaacacactaTCCAAATACTCCAATGTGTTAAATTTTAGTActccatttgagagtgttaaaattttaacacttgttaaactttaacacaggGTATCCAGACAGGTCCTAAGGCTAATAATACAGCCGGCTGCTAGCTGTAACTATCTTTGCAACCCACCCATGTACTAGTGAGCTCTTCAATATTAATATAAGATTCACTTATCTCTCTCACAAAGTTTCTTAGTTCTTGTGTCTAAACTGGCTGTAAGTTTACAGCCTgcttcccctctctcctccatctCAGCATTCAGCCTACTTAGAGCCAGTTCGgtagggctccggctcctctgaaaacggctccggctctggctggtggagtggcttctcCGGCTCTGATTCCTCCTTTGAAAAATCGTTTGGCAAAACAGCTCTTCCGTGTAGTTTAAAATGATTAGATAAGGTACGAAATACCCCTAAtatcctttccttttccttttcttttttcccttcaccttttcttttttttcgttttcttttcctttttccttcaaCGGCGCTGCCAGTGCTGCTGTTGGCCTGGTGTGACGCGAGGCAAAAAGCGGCACGGGAACGCGTGCGGAGGGGTGAAAAGTGGCGTGGAACTCTTGCGACGCGAGGCAAGAAGCAGGCGCATGTGGGACGGAGCTACCGGAGCCAAAAATTCCAGCTCCATGCGCCCAGTTCAAAAGGAGCTCCGGCTCCGGAGGGCTCCTCCGTTGAAGCCATTTCATTTTTATGCGTTCGGCTCGGCTCCAGCAAAAACGGCTCCAGGAAGCTCTACCAAAAAGAGCCTTACAACCTGTTAGCTCTTAGCCGGCCGCTGATGCCGCGCCGACGATGGTTGCGATGGACATGCCATGGCACCGGGCACCCTTGTACGGAGTTTACGGACGGTGGTTTCATACCAATCTTTCTTTTTACATCAAACAATGTTCATACGGGACTCGCTTTGTCTTCCCCTAATACCAATTCTGAATCAACAACGAGATTATCTTTAGCCTAAAAAATCACGGAAAAAAAATTCTGATCACGGTCTAAAATCCTTTGTGCAGTAGATGGTGGTGGGCTAGATCTTAGCTAATGCGCCGAGAATACTCGAGTTAATCTTTGGCACGCGCTGGTCTGGCCCATAGGCCCTGAACAGTATATGTGGACCAGATGAAGCCCAACTTCTCCGCGCCCG
This sequence is a window from Setaria italica strain Yugu1 chromosome III, Setaria_italica_v2.0, whole genome shotgun sequence. Protein-coding genes within it:
- the LOC101770389 gene encoding aspartyl protease family protein 2; amino-acid sequence: MLRLRGAMASAASPICSLLLLLVLQLPPFAAALPKPPARYQYHTLRATPLSPEPTARVDAAAILGTSTDLTAVFDGIGNASAVELVLAHREAFAAPNATAPQLLAHRLARDAARADAISSAAAAGATNGTRAPRRRGGSGFAAPVLSGLSQGSGEYFAQVGVGTPPTPALLVLDTGSDVVWLQCAPCRHCYAQSGRVFDPRRSRSYATVPCAAPLCRRLDSGGCNKRRGSCLYQVAYGDGSITAGDLATETLSFARGARVPRVAIGCGHDNEGLFVAAAGLLGLGRGRLSLPTQVARRYGRSFSYCLVDRTSSLKPSSTRSSTLTFGAAALAGAGAGAGARVSFTPMVRNPRMSTFYYVRVAGFSVGGARVRGVSERDLRLDPATGRGGVILDSGTSVTRLARPVYAAVRDAFRAAAAAAGGLRPSPGGFSLFDTCYDLGRRRVVKVPTLSVHLAGGAAVALPPENYLIPVDTRGTFCFALAGTDGGVSILGNIQQQGFRVVFDGDAQRVGLVPKSC